A single region of the Solwaraspora sp. WMMD791 genome encodes:
- a CDS encoding glycosyltransferase 87 family protein: protein MTVASAGPATRPRRPADSARRWRAGITRRWNRLHRAGAGLVGDLTIYGLSAAFAGITATTSTLAPHRAWATVATVGYAAAALVVLSQLAVRRAAAIGPDVPVAGRGWLTGLTWTAVVAVPLLVQSAQRAGGRTDRAQEEVLVVEDGASRLLAHGTPYLSQQQITALPSDEQLLGYLPYQPGMVLFGMVRALAGAAWWTDARVWFALTTVVLVGTALALLRAQAGVDGTTLVRTVQLSAVLPISALTLSTGGNDLPVLALALLGLTLCATGRYGAAGFAVGAAAALKLFAWPILVVVALHAATKGQRELVKVAAAGVGLPLLALVPVAAVDPAALAHNVVGFPLGAGVVDTPAASPLPGHLVANWLPGGRFVAGALLILVGLAIAVRLRQQPPRTAAGAAAICAAGLLVATMLLPATRFGYLLYPIALFSWVPVLHGVEASDVESGAGGGDRAVAGGGP from the coding sequence GTGACCGTCGCGTCGGCCGGACCCGCAACCCGCCCGCGCCGCCCGGCCGACTCCGCCCGGCGGTGGCGGGCCGGCATCACCCGACGGTGGAACCGGTTGCACCGGGCCGGTGCCGGACTCGTCGGCGACCTCACCATCTACGGGCTCTCCGCTGCCTTCGCCGGGATCACCGCGACCACGTCGACCCTCGCCCCGCACCGGGCCTGGGCCACCGTCGCCACCGTCGGGTACGCCGCCGCCGCCCTCGTCGTGCTCAGCCAGCTCGCCGTCCGCAGGGCCGCCGCCATCGGCCCGGACGTCCCCGTCGCCGGGCGTGGCTGGCTGACCGGACTCACCTGGACGGCGGTGGTCGCCGTACCGCTGCTGGTGCAGTCCGCGCAACGTGCGGGCGGACGGACCGACCGGGCGCAGGAGGAGGTACTGGTCGTCGAGGACGGGGCCAGCAGGCTCCTCGCCCACGGCACCCCGTATCTGTCCCAGCAGCAGATCACCGCCCTGCCCAGCGACGAGCAGTTGCTCGGCTACCTGCCGTACCAGCCCGGGATGGTGCTGTTCGGCATGGTCCGGGCGCTGGCCGGAGCGGCCTGGTGGACCGATGCCCGGGTATGGTTCGCCCTCACCACCGTCGTCCTCGTCGGCACGGCGCTGGCGCTGCTGCGCGCACAGGCCGGCGTCGACGGCACCACCCTGGTACGGACGGTGCAGCTCAGCGCGGTCCTGCCGATCTCGGCGCTGACCCTGAGCACCGGTGGCAACGACCTGCCGGTCCTGGCGCTGGCCCTGCTCGGGCTGACGCTCTGCGCCACCGGCAGGTACGGAGCCGCCGGATTCGCGGTCGGCGCCGCCGCCGCGCTCAAACTGTTCGCCTGGCCGATCCTGGTCGTGGTGGCACTGCACGCCGCCACGAAGGGGCAGCGCGAGCTGGTGAAGGTCGCCGCCGCCGGGGTCGGGCTGCCGTTGCTCGCCCTGGTTCCGGTGGCCGCCGTGGACCCTGCCGCGCTGGCGCACAACGTCGTCGGTTTCCCGCTCGGGGCGGGCGTGGTCGACACGCCGGCGGCGTCGCCGCTGCCCGGTCACCTGGTCGCCAACTGGCTGCCGGGCGGGCGGTTCGTCGCTGGCGCACTGCTGATCCTGGTCGGCCTCGCGATCGCGGTACGCCTGCGGCAGCAGCCGCCGCGTACCGCCGCCGGGGCGGCGGCGATCTGCGCGGCCGGCCTGCTCGTCGCCACGATGCTGCTGCCGGCGACCAGGTTCGGCTATCTGCTGTACCCGATCGCGCTGTTCAGCTGGGTACCGGTGCTGCACGGCGTCGAGGCCAGCGACGTCGAGTCGGGGGCGGGTGGCGGGGACCGGGCCGTCGCCGGTGGCGGCCCGT
- a CDS encoding bifunctional diguanylate cyclase/phosphodiesterase, with translation MTRTVRRDIETDRQLLLLVGLVAVCAATVGIASLVLVAGSLVTTPDQFALVAALVFLAAVGVTVQWHVRIRSTAHAIAWSEVAILVGLAVAPATLVLLCTGLGVGLVMIVQRVARIKATFAVAKNMLLAAAAGAVLHALNWDLAQPISSITFFGPLAGAYVVAVVLDEVLTLPVIARATRTRLRVMFRQDLGLRISSAVIRFPLILATLLILKADQWLLVTIPPVVLCIHLAYAGQARSRADQQAWQRLARATDALNVIDLDVVLSTAVVQAADLFSTDRVEVELNSPHRLVQGNSDGVQYDGPAETAPTPHMRTVIAVPLASPDSTVSVGTLRLCLAGPVKFSDREHYTLRTFASALCTAVRNATLYQQLNQEAEQHARQAAQDSLTGLANRRRLMEHGAQLLGGRRTGGITALLLIDLNHFKEINDTLGHAAGDEVLIQVARRLCATAHTGDMVARLGGDEFAVLLTGLPAPAIATHRADALLAAICAPMDLDGMRINVEASGGIAVAPGNGGMPELLRRADVAMYQAKRSGGRIASYARSRDTADVGRLALGGDLPRAVAEHEFSVAFQPIVDLGTGEVIAAEALARWQHPDQGRLDPRRFLDTVERSGLLPAFADAVLDQSLIAAATLAEAGFALPVAVNLSPRSLLDPRYPSAVLARLRAHDIPPSRLVLELTETLTISQLEVVDQVLGQLRDAGVRLALDEFGTGYSSLSMLSRVPVHELKIARSFVRSMETSAEAVAVIRSTVDLGRSLGLSVVAEGVESEPQRQALWALGCTAGQGHLFARPMPAHRLLTALQCGSGGRPGSLAGPLHDEGAVIRLDQTRRTHQRHRTEKVPHLPA, from the coding sequence GTGACCCGCACAGTTCGACGCGACATTGAGACCGATCGGCAGCTCCTGCTGCTCGTCGGTCTCGTCGCCGTTTGTGCGGCAACTGTCGGAATCGCCTCCCTTGTTCTCGTCGCCGGATCGCTGGTCACCACACCCGACCAATTCGCCCTGGTCGCCGCGCTCGTCTTCCTCGCCGCGGTCGGCGTGACCGTCCAGTGGCACGTGCGGATCCGCTCCACCGCGCACGCCATCGCCTGGAGCGAAGTCGCCATCCTGGTCGGGCTCGCGGTGGCCCCGGCCACCCTGGTTCTGCTCTGCACCGGCCTCGGCGTCGGCCTCGTGATGATCGTCCAACGGGTCGCCCGGATAAAGGCGACCTTCGCCGTCGCCAAGAACATGCTGCTCGCCGCCGCCGCCGGTGCCGTCCTGCACGCGCTGAACTGGGACCTGGCCCAACCGATCTCCAGTATCACGTTCTTCGGACCACTCGCCGGCGCCTATGTGGTGGCGGTCGTACTCGACGAGGTCCTGACCCTTCCGGTCATCGCCCGCGCCACCCGGACCCGGCTCCGGGTCATGTTCCGACAAGACCTCGGCCTGCGCATTTCCAGCGCGGTCATCCGATTTCCGCTGATCCTGGCCACCCTGCTGATCCTCAAGGCGGACCAGTGGCTGCTGGTGACCATCCCGCCGGTGGTGCTCTGCATCCATCTGGCCTATGCCGGTCAGGCCCGCTCCCGGGCCGACCAGCAGGCCTGGCAACGACTTGCCCGGGCCACCGACGCACTCAACGTCATCGACCTCGACGTGGTGCTGTCCACCGCGGTGGTGCAGGCCGCCGACCTGTTCTCCACCGACCGGGTCGAGGTCGAGCTCAACAGCCCGCACCGGCTCGTCCAGGGCAACAGCGACGGTGTGCAGTACGACGGCCCGGCCGAGACCGCTCCCACGCCGCACATGCGTACGGTGATCGCCGTTCCGCTCGCCAGTCCGGACAGCACCGTCAGCGTCGGAACCCTACGGCTGTGCCTGGCCGGGCCGGTCAAGTTCTCCGACCGCGAGCACTACACCCTGCGTACGTTTGCCTCGGCGCTGTGCACGGCGGTCCGCAACGCCACGCTCTACCAGCAGCTCAACCAGGAGGCGGAACAGCATGCCCGGCAGGCGGCGCAGGACTCGCTCACCGGACTGGCCAACCGACGCCGGCTGATGGAGCACGGCGCGCAACTCCTCGGCGGTCGCCGCACCGGCGGGATCACCGCCCTGCTCCTGATCGACCTCAACCACTTCAAGGAGATCAACGACACGCTCGGGCACGCCGCCGGCGACGAGGTGCTGATCCAGGTGGCGCGCAGGCTCTGCGCAACCGCACACACCGGCGACATGGTCGCCCGGCTCGGCGGCGACGAGTTCGCCGTACTGCTGACCGGCCTGCCCGCACCCGCGATCGCCACCCACCGGGCCGATGCGCTGCTCGCCGCGATCTGCGCCCCAATGGACCTCGACGGCATGCGGATCAACGTCGAAGCCAGCGGTGGCATCGCCGTCGCCCCCGGCAACGGCGGCATGCCCGAGCTGCTGCGTCGCGCCGACGTCGCCATGTACCAGGCGAAACGGTCCGGCGGACGGATTGCCTCGTACGCCCGCAGCCGGGACACCGCCGACGTCGGCCGGTTGGCCCTCGGCGGAGACCTGCCCCGCGCCGTCGCCGAACACGAATTCAGCGTCGCCTTCCAGCCGATCGTCGACCTCGGCACCGGCGAAGTGATCGCCGCCGAAGCACTCGCCCGCTGGCAGCACCCGGACCAGGGCCGGCTCGACCCGCGACGTTTCCTGGACACCGTCGAACGGTCCGGGCTGCTCCCGGCGTTCGCCGACGCGGTCCTCGACCAGTCCCTGATCGCGGCCGCCACCTTGGCCGAAGCGGGCTTCGCCCTGCCGGTCGCGGTCAACCTGTCCCCGCGCAGCCTGCTCGACCCGCGCTACCCCAGCGCCGTCCTGGCCCGGCTCCGCGCCCACGACATCCCGCCCAGCCGGCTCGTCCTCGAGCTGACCGAGACGCTCACCATCAGTCAACTCGAAGTCGTCGACCAGGTGCTCGGCCAGCTCCGCGACGCCGGAGTCCGACTCGCCCTCGACGAGTTCGGCACCGGCTACTCGTCGCTGTCGATGCTGTCGCGGGTGCCGGTGCACGAGCTGAAGATCGCCCGCTCGTTCGTACGGAGCATGGAGACCTCCGCCGAGGCGGTCGCCGTCATCCGGTCGACCGTCGACCTCGGCCGCAGCCTCGGCCTGTCCGTCGTCGCCGAAGGCGTGGAGAGCGAGCCACAGCGTCAGGCGTTGTGGGCGCTCGGCTGCACTGCAGGTCAGGGCCACCTCTTCGCCCGCCCGATGCCGGCCCACCGGCTGCTGACCGCACTGCAGTGCGGCTCCGGCGGCCGTCCCGGCAGCCTGGCCGGGCCGCTGCACGACGAGGGTGCCGTCATCCGGCTCGATCAGACCCGCCGGACACATCAACGGCACCGGACCGAGAAGGTACCGCACCTGCCAGCGTGA
- a CDS encoding MogA/MoaB family molybdenum cofactor biosynthesis protein, with protein sequence MTPYARVVVASNRAASGVYADTSGPLLVAGLRDLGCRVDEPEVVPDGDPVAQALRRAVADGVQLVLTSGGTGITPTDRTPEATRSVLDYEIPGIAEAIRAVSRTAVPTAALSRGVAGVAGRTLIVNLPGSTGGARDGLAVLGPILRHALDQLSGGDHPRG encoded by the coding sequence GTGACCCCGTACGCGCGGGTCGTGGTGGCCTCGAACCGGGCCGCCTCCGGGGTGTACGCGGACACCAGCGGCCCGCTGCTGGTCGCCGGCCTGCGCGACCTGGGCTGCCGGGTCGACGAGCCGGAGGTCGTGCCGGACGGGGACCCCGTCGCGCAGGCGCTGCGCCGAGCCGTCGCCGACGGCGTCCAGTTGGTCCTCACCAGCGGCGGGACGGGGATCACCCCGACCGACCGCACCCCCGAGGCGACCCGCTCGGTGCTCGACTACGAGATCCCGGGGATCGCCGAGGCGATCCGGGCGGTCAGCCGTACGGCGGTTCCCACCGCCGCACTCTCCCGCGGCGTCGCCGGGGTGGCCGGCCGGACGCTGATCGTCAACCTGCCCGGCTCCACCGGTGGTGCCCGCGACGGGCTCGCCGTGCTCGGCCCGATCCTGCGGCATGCGCTGGACCAGTTGAGCGGCGGCGACCACCCCCGTGGCTGA
- the moaC gene encoding cyclic pyranopterin monophosphate synthase MoaC — MTEVPNLTHVDDAGAARMVDVTAKTPSVRRAVAAGRLRTTREVTDLLRRDGLPKGDALAVARIAGIMGAKRTPDLIPLCHPIALHGVTVDLEITDDSVEITATARTADRTGVEMEALTSVATAGLALIDMVKAVDPAATLDAVRVLTKSGGKTGDWQRPADRP, encoded by the coding sequence GTGACCGAGGTGCCGAACCTGACCCATGTCGATGACGCGGGCGCCGCGCGGATGGTGGACGTGACCGCCAAGACACCGTCCGTACGTCGTGCGGTGGCCGCCGGAAGGCTGCGGACCACCCGTGAAGTGACCGATCTGCTCCGCCGCGACGGACTACCGAAGGGCGACGCCCTGGCGGTCGCCCGGATCGCCGGCATCATGGGAGCCAAACGGACTCCCGACCTGATTCCGCTGTGCCACCCCATCGCGCTGCACGGGGTGACGGTCGACCTGGAGATCACCGACGACTCCGTCGAGATCACCGCGACGGCCCGGACCGCCGACCGGACCGGCGTCGAGATGGAGGCCCTGACCTCGGTCGCGACCGCCGGCCTGGCGTTGATCGACATGGTCAAGGCCGTCGACCCGGCGGCCACCCTCGACGCGGTCCGGGTGCTGACCAAGTCCGGCGGCAAGACCGGCGACTGGCAGCGACCGGCGGACCGGCCGTGA